TTCTTTGTTCAGGCGGTTGGTTCAAAGAAAGGCTCTGGGCCGGCGTTTGTTTTCGGGGGGGCTTACGCGCTGCTTATCCTGCTCGCGGCGCTTAAGGTGGGACCGGTGATCTTGATAGCAGGGGTTGTTTTACTTACAGTTGCATTCTTCTATGCTGGCAAGAAGTATGATGTGGATCTGAAGTTCTTCCTTTTGGGTGCTCTGGTGATTGTGATGGCCGCTTCGGTGCAGTTCTACCTTATGGTGCGCGCTCAGCAACATCCCTCGATCAACATGGTTAACCCCTCCACATGGGATCGCTTCATTTCGGTTCTGCGCCGTGAGCAATACGGGCGTCCAACGGTCCAGAATCAGATATGGCCTCGCAAGACGGTTGTTCATCCAGATACGGGTCAGCCGACAGGTGTGGGAGTAATAGCGGGTCTCTTCTGGCAGATAGTGTTTTACTTCAAGTACTTCTTCTGGCAGTGGGGATTGCAGAATCTTGCCGGGAAGTCGGCGCTTACGGTCATCGCACGCGCCCTTCTTGCTGCAGTCCCAGTAATCCTCGGCGTCTTTGGACTCTACTCGCTGGCCAAACGGGACCGCAAGCTGTTCTGGCTGCTTCTTACTACCTTCCTGGTCGCTTCCTTCGGCCTTGTTATCTATCTGAATATGCGTTTCGGACACACAGGTCCCCTGCCCAAGGGTATGGCAGGCCTGCCTCAGGAGGTGCGCGAACGTGACTACTTCTTTACGTTCAGCTACGTCTTCTGGGGACTCTTCACAGGCTTCGGTGTCTTTGAGATAGTGACTTCGATTAAGGAGTCTTTGCGCAAAAAGATAGCGTCTCGTGTTGCTGCAATAACTGTAAGCTCAGCGGGAGCTGTATTCGCCCTCCTCATCGGCTTTGTAAACCTTCCGATGCTCACAAGGCACGGTGACTGGATACCGCTTGAATACGGTTACAACCTGCTTGCATCCTGCGAGGAGCCATCAGTGATCCTCACCAACGGCGACAACGACACCTTCCCATTGTGGTTCGTGCAGGAGGTCCCATCTACCCGTTATGAGAACAACTCCAAGCCATACAAACACGGTGTTGTCAACGCTAATCTCTCGCTACTCAACACCCCGTGGTATATAGAGAAGCTCAAGCGCAAGGGTGCACCTGTATCCTTTGTTTACGAATCCAGGAACGAGAAGGTTGCGCTTACTCGCAATATGCAGGCTTCGGCAGGGATCGGAGGGGCTGTTGTATGGGAGGGGTATGTGGCCCATCCGCCCATCAAGAAGCGCACCTTTGAGCTCTCCCGCAACACTCAGACAATCAAGGCGGATAGAAAGGGCAGGCTGCGTGATCCCAACCGCAGGGTTGTAGGAAGGGTTGAGCACAAGACTGGTCGAGTGACGTTGAATCTCACGCCGTCGGATATTCAGGGTGACAGGGCCTACATCACGGCAAGCTATGGCTCAGGGGAGATAGAGAACCTGCCTTCTCACGTCTTTGTGAGCCGCACGAAGGTTGTGATGCTTGCAGACATCATGATCAGGGATATGATCGCGACCAACTCGGGCAAGGTTTATGCTGATTCCGAAAAGGTCGCTGTCTCCGGATTCTCTACCAAGATTCCGCTTGACTACTTGTTGCCCCAAGAGGTTTTCGCCGAGCATGTTCTCAGCAACTATAACGAAGGGATGATGCCTATATACTTTTCCACAACCGTCTCTCCGGGTCGAGTCAAGAAATACGCCCCTTATCTTATTCAGGAGGCCTTAGTCTATCGTGTTCGCAGGGCACCTGAGGAGGAGTTGACCCGTGTCCGGCCTGCGATTGACGTGGATCGTTCCTATGAGATCTTTACCGAGGAGTTTATGATGAAGTCAATACTCGATCCCCGGGTGCGCCGGAGCGGTCAGACGCGCGGACTCTTCATCAACTACGGGATAGCGATGCAGGAGATAGCCGAGAAGTTGGTTTTTATGGGACAAGCCAGAAAGGCTTACGAGTTCGCCAAGATTATAGACTCCTTTAAGGTAGAAGAGGCTGTGCGCCGCGTCTTTCTCATGAACCTTTACGTGTTCGCGCGCCAGGCCGGTGCGGATGAAGATGCCGAGCGCTACTACCAGGAGATGGAGTCCAAGGGATGGCTTGACTCACAGTTCCATATACGTCAGGGGATAACCTATGCGCGTGCGGGGGATACCGTCCTTGCCGAGCAGGAGCTCAAGCGGGCATACGCCAAGGCCACAAGAGAGAATCCACAGGGTTTCGTGAGTCTTGTAATGTTCTATCTTGAAACTGTGAAGGATTCCGCCAAGGCACGTGAGCTTGTGGATGCTTGGGACGGGCGCTTCTCTGGCCACGAGTTGAGCTTCCGACTATACCTGGATTACCTGGGTGAACCCGGAGAGGCGTTGCGTGTCCTTGAGTATATCATCCGGGCTCATCCCGGCGAGATGCAGCTTATAAAGCTGCGCGACAGCCTGAAGGCTCAATACAACCTTTAAGGAGGCGACGATGATCCGATCTCTTGCCGAGCTTAAGGCTCAGGCCAAGAAATTAGGTCCAAGACGATGTGTTGTTGCCGCGGCTGCAGATCCGGTAACGCTCCAGGCGCTTTCGGCAGCCCAGAAAGAAGGCATAGCCAAAGGTGTGTTGTGCGGACCAGCAGATAAGATAAGCCAGGCCGTGAAGAAGGCCGGGGTCTCGCTTGATGGATTCGAGATCAAGGATTGCTCCAACGAGGAAGCGGCGATCGTTGCAGTCGAAGAGGTTCGTAGCGCCGGCGATTTCCTCTTAAAGGGGCATCTACCCACCTCAAGCTTCCTGGGCGCGGTACTCGATAAAGAAAAGGGGCTTCGAACCGGCAGGGTGCTTTCACACATAGCCATACTTGAACCCGCCTCTTTAGGTCGTCTCCTCCTCGTCTCCGACGGCGGCATGAACATCACACCAGACCTTGTAACCAAGCTGGATATCATCAACAACGCGATCGAGATGGCGCATTCCTTAGGC
This genomic window from candidate division TA06 bacterium B3_TA06 contains:
- a CDS encoding phosphate butyryltransferase; this encodes MIRSLAELKAQAKKLGPRRCVVAAAADPVTLQALSAAQKEGIAKGVLCGPADKISQAVKKAGVSLDGFEIKDCSNEEAAIVAVEEVRSAGDFLLKGHLPTSSFLGAVLDKEKGLRTGRVLSHIAILEPASLGRLLLVSDGGMNITPDLVTKLDIINNAIEMAHSLGISEPKVALLAAVESVNPKMVETLAWAQITQMAARKQIAGALVDGPLALDLAVSEEAVKIKGVASDVAGKADVLIVHDIAVGNIFAKGLIYLGGAKACGIVAGAARPVVMLSRADDAETKLNSIALGAVASVV